CAGCATGGCGATGGCGACGAAGTCGAGCAGTGGAATGATCCAATACGACGGGTACCAGAGGCGGTTCCATGGAATAGCGATGCACGCGGCGGTAACGAGCACCAGCATGATGAGTCCCGCAACGAATTCCTGCCGTTCGAAGACCTCCGGCAACTGCCAGGCAGCGACGGCGCTGATAACCCCCACAACGATGACCAACGGTGCCTGGCTCAGCGCTGTCCGGATACGCAGCGGCAGTTCATGGAATTGCGAGCTTATGCCGAAAAACCCCAGCGTCGACTGCGACAACCGCGACATGCGTGACCCCCTTGTAAGCACAACAGGGTCTAACGATACCGGTGGTACAGGTGTCAAATGACCGTGCCGGTCCGGTGCGGACCCGCCGGAAGGACGGTCCCTTACCGGGACACTTCCACATCCAGGGAAGCCGAGAGAAAAGACATGGTCTCGGTGCCGCAGCGGTCAATCGTCTGGACCATATTCCTTAGTCCGGCCAGGTCATAAGCGGCCACCAGATCCTGCGCCTGGCTGGCCAGGGCAGACAGGCGTTCGGCCCCTGCCATGTGGCTGGAAATCTTGATGCTCAGGACTACGTCCATCGCAGCATCGAAGTCCTGGTGTTCCACAGCCTGCACGAGGCGGGTGAACCGTCCGTCCCACATGGAGAGGTAATTCCCGATGTACTGCCGGCACGTACGTGCGCCCATCTGCTCACTGAGGTCCAGGAGGGTGCCCAGGGCAATCAGCCGGGGCTGTCCGCCGCGATGCATCATGCGGCACTTCCCTGATGGTGGTGGCGGGAGGCGGCCGGGCCGGGCCGGAGCCGGCAACCGGTGACGGCCAGCGGCTGGACCGGTGTCCCGGTCCGCTGGTCCCGCGGGAAAGAGAGGTACAAAAAAATTTCCTTCGAGTGTGGGGCTCGTCGATGGTCGTGAAACTGTCCTGGCAGGGAAACTTCCTGCGACACGTCCCACAGTGGCACTAAAACCTCAGGATGGAGTGCCCGCGACACTCAAGATCGAGGCAATATTTAGTGCGCGGTTTAGTGCGCCCTTTAAAGCGTTCCGGCGGGCTCTGCCGAACGCCGGGCGGCATCCCTCCCCAACGCTCCGGTGGATGCCCGCACCAGGACCGGTCCGTCGACGTCGACTGCCCCCGGCACTGCATTCCGGCACTGCATTCCGGCCATGCAGGAGGTGCGTTTCGCTGGTTGACTCCGGTTCGTGGGACCCGGTTGAGGGGACATTGCGGTTGTCTTGCGCAGCAGTTGAGGTTTTGCGGAATGTTTCTCCAACCCTGTGTGAAGGGCGCCGCGATTCTTGAGGACGGCCGGGGAAAGTGGAAGCCAACGGCAGGAAGAACTTCCTGGCCCAAGACTTTCGAACAAGGGGAACAAGATGAACAAGATGGCTAAAGGCGCACTGGCAATCGGTCTCGGCTCGGCAATGCTGCTCGGCGGCGG
This window of the Arthrobacter sp. zg-Y919 genome carries:
- a CDS encoding Hpt domain-containing protein; amino-acid sequence: MMHRGGQPRLIALGTLLDLSEQMGARTCRQYIGNYLSMWDGRFTRLVQAVEHQDFDAAMDVVLSIKISSHMAGAERLSALASQAQDLVAAYDLAGLRNMVQTIDRCGTETMSFLSASLDVEVSR